In Desulfosediminicola ganghwensis, a single window of DNA contains:
- a CDS encoding nitroreductase: protein MKVSETLLKRSSTRCYLPKPVEREKIERLLELARHAPSGANTQPWQVAVVTGEKKQELQTQLEKAFWQGKPSQKDYNYYPEEWVPPYSRRRTNCGMQLYSALEIERHDMQRRKEQWAANYRAFDAPVMLLFFMDAVLAAGSYLDYGMFLQSLMLVAVEEGLATCPQAALAEHPDIVRQYLNYPDNMILLCGMALGYKDETAPVNLYRTPREEVADFARFF, encoded by the coding sequence ATGAAAGTTTCTGAAACACTTTTAAAGAGATCTTCAACTCGCTGTTATCTGCCGAAACCAGTTGAACGTGAAAAGATAGAACGGCTGCTTGAACTGGCCAGGCACGCTCCATCAGGGGCCAACACCCAGCCATGGCAGGTAGCTGTTGTTACAGGTGAAAAAAAGCAGGAATTGCAGACACAACTGGAGAAGGCCTTCTGGCAGGGAAAACCTTCCCAAAAGGATTACAACTATTACCCTGAAGAATGGGTCCCTCCCTACAGCAGGCGACGCACCAATTGCGGCATGCAACTCTACTCAGCCCTGGAGATAGAGCGTCATGATATGCAAAGACGTAAAGAGCAATGGGCAGCTAACTACCGGGCTTTTGATGCCCCGGTGATGCTCTTGTTTTTTATGGATGCTGTCCTGGCCGCCGGATCATATCTTGATTACGGCATGTTTCTGCAATCACTCATGCTCGTGGCAGTTGAGGAAGGTCTTGCCACCTGCCCCCAGGCCGCACTCGCAGAACACCCGGACATCGTACGACAGTACCTTAACTATCCCGACAACATGATTCTGCTTTGCGGCATGGCTCTAGGCTATAAGGATGAAACGGCCCCGGTGAATTTATACCGCACGCCCAGGGAGGAGGTGGCAGATTTTGCGCGATTCTTTTAA
- a CDS encoding ArnT family glycosyltransferase, producing the protein MLTRASNLFVHRFPYVIATYFILQILVRLITTNGVTVDESEQVMLTQYFALGYNAQPPLYTWLQMIFFGIFGENVFAIALLKNLTLFSIYIFTYATALLLTENRAKASLSAVGLLFLPQLVWEAQIDQIHTVLLTASTAAFFYFYFYAAKKQTLAGYLLFGVSGACGLLAKYNFVIVVLALLVATLMVPDYRRRIFNKKLCLSIAVAIILSLPHIVWFLTHMDLATSETITRMNVDQGGSYLADILHGSVELVLSYLAFIAVFLVFYLALFRNQFKLHPLNPAARLLAIYIATTFLAIFAIVLISQSTNIKERWLQPFLFILPLLAFMLTDLPQVRPRSIRIYTGTGSVLCLIVMLIIPLRVVLVDFDSKPHRENYPFKAISEKLNHQSPEGQRSLVLTEDKFIGGNLRLFMEDATVITPSIPLQKYTPEETVLVVWQRRNPIEFFSGSATPVDLEPDEIIVPYRFSKRFDAKFYAQVYSLDTSLIQ; encoded by the coding sequence ATGCTAACCAGGGCCAGCAATCTCTTTGTTCATCGGTTTCCGTACGTTATCGCGACATACTTTATCCTGCAGATACTTGTCCGGCTTATTACCACCAACGGTGTGACGGTTGACGAGAGTGAGCAGGTCATGCTCACTCAATATTTTGCTCTCGGCTATAACGCGCAGCCTCCGCTCTATACCTGGCTGCAGATGATCTTCTTTGGAATATTTGGGGAAAACGTTTTTGCAATTGCCTTATTGAAAAACCTTACCCTGTTCTCCATTTACATTTTCACTTACGCCACCGCTCTTTTACTGACGGAAAATAGGGCAAAAGCTTCACTTTCCGCCGTAGGTCTACTCTTTCTGCCCCAATTGGTATGGGAAGCACAGATAGACCAGATTCATACTGTATTATTGACTGCTTCCACAGCGGCATTCTTCTATTTCTACTTTTATGCAGCAAAGAAACAAACCCTTGCAGGTTACCTGCTATTCGGGGTGAGTGGTGCTTGCGGCTTATTAGCTAAATACAATTTTGTAATTGTCGTATTGGCCCTGCTGGTGGCCACCCTTATGGTACCCGATTACCGGAGGAGGATTTTCAATAAAAAGTTGTGCCTCTCAATTGCGGTGGCAATAATCCTCAGCCTCCCCCACATAGTGTGGTTTCTCACCCATATGGATCTGGCAACCAGTGAGACCATTACCCGTATGAACGTAGACCAGGGAGGAAGCTACCTGGCAGACATTCTCCATGGTTCCGTTGAACTGGTTTTATCCTATCTCGCCTTTATCGCCGTTTTTCTTGTTTTCTACCTTGCTCTCTTTCGCAATCAATTCAAACTACACCCTTTAAACCCTGCAGCACGACTGCTTGCAATTTATATAGCGACCACCTTTCTCGCTATCTTTGCTATTGTCCTGATAAGTCAATCAACCAATATTAAAGAACGATGGCTGCAACCATTCCTGTTTATCCTGCCACTCCTGGCATTTATGCTTACCGATCTCCCCCAGGTTCGACCGCGCTCAATTCGTATCTACACCGGAACCGGTTCTGTGCTGTGCCTGATAGTCATGCTGATCATCCCCTTGCGTGTTGTACTCGTAGATTTTGACTCGAAACCACACAGGGAAAATTATCCGTTCAAGGCAATCAGTGAGAAACTTAACCACCAATCACCTGAGGGACAGCGATCACTTGTACTCACTGAAGACAAATTCATAGGCGGGAACTTACGACTTTTCATGGAAGATGCCACTGTTATCACCCCATCGATTCCACTACAAAAATATACCCCAGAGGAGACTGTGCTGGTGGTGTGGCAACGACGTAACCCCATCGAATTTTTCTCTGGTTCAGCCACTCCTGTAGATCTGGAACCTGATGAGATTATTGTGCCGTACAGGTTTTCCAAAAGGTTTGATGCCAAATTCTATGCCCAGGTCTATTCGTTGGATACAAGCCTTATTCAATGA
- a CDS encoding GtrA family protein — MRILKFFGTSVIATGVDFLIYAGLVQITSPVVANVFSASAGLITNFFLQKSYVFNRSNSLKRSFILSLVFSLLGLGLGTVFIFLFTTFTPLAHQPVIAKVITTAIIFFYNYFTKKIAFGHKDTETSGATSC; from the coding sequence ATGAGAATTCTAAAGTTTTTTGGCACATCCGTCATTGCCACCGGTGTAGATTTTCTAATCTACGCCGGCCTGGTTCAGATTACGTCACCTGTTGTAGCGAACGTTTTCAGCGCCTCAGCTGGATTGATTACAAATTTTTTCCTGCAGAAAAGCTATGTCTTCAATCGCAGTAACAGCCTTAAGAGATCATTTATTCTATCCCTCGTCTTCTCTCTCTTAGGTCTTGGTCTCGGCACAGTATTTATTTTCCTCTTTACGACCTTTACACCGCTTGCACACCAGCCAGTTATCGCCAAGGTGATTACCACCGCGATCATATTTTTTTATAACTATTTCACCAAAAAGATCGCCTTCGGGCATAAAGATACAGAAACTTCCGGAGCCACATCATGCTAA
- a CDS encoding glycosyltransferase → MKVALFIASEHYGGAEKAFVELVNAMAQHHDVAAIIIRGNKIGQMVSESVKVYTLKSNPTRYNPLLIFELYILLGWLDPDIIHTHAAKATELVYRVNMLLGKKHLATKHNDRKGRVFNKMQWVTTVSEKAASSIHLGKKGRVWTIYNGIEEEKILSGSLPEKFTVVAVGRLDKIKGFAELIRQVSSLSFPLVLKIIGEGQEYDSLRALIVELGAEGRIELLGFRNDVHQQIHDAHVVVVSSFSEGGPKVLIESLFYGRVFISTPVGAVPEVLPERFIVTQERLGAKLEDVYNNYQQYEAEFARIAAEKKPLFLMTKIIKQYDDLYHYLVEQV, encoded by the coding sequence TTGAAAGTAGCACTGTTCATTGCCTCAGAGCATTATGGTGGTGCAGAAAAAGCGTTTGTCGAGTTGGTAAACGCAATGGCTCAGCACCACGATGTCGCGGCTATTATCATACGGGGTAATAAGATCGGGCAGATGGTTTCTGAGTCGGTCAAAGTTTATACCCTGAAATCGAATCCCACCAGATACAATCCACTCCTCATATTTGAATTGTATATACTCCTCGGTTGGCTTGATCCTGACATTATCCACACCCATGCCGCCAAGGCGACAGAACTTGTCTACAGGGTGAACATGCTGCTTGGCAAAAAGCATCTTGCCACAAAGCATAATGATCGAAAAGGCAGGGTGTTCAATAAAATGCAGTGGGTAACCACCGTCTCGGAAAAGGCGGCAAGCTCGATACATCTTGGGAAAAAAGGCAGAGTGTGGACCATTTATAATGGTATCGAAGAGGAAAAAATTCTATCCGGTAGTCTTCCTGAAAAATTTACCGTCGTTGCTGTAGGCAGGCTGGACAAGATCAAGGGCTTTGCCGAACTTATCAGGCAGGTTTCCTCACTATCTTTTCCCTTGGTGCTGAAAATTATTGGTGAAGGTCAGGAATATGATTCGCTCAGGGCTTTGATTGTCGAGCTCGGTGCTGAGGGGCGGATTGAATTGCTGGGCTTTCGTAATGATGTCCATCAGCAGATACATGATGCCCATGTGGTGGTTGTATCGTCTTTCAGTGAAGGAGGGCCCAAAGTACTGATTGAGTCACTTTTTTACGGAAGAGTTTTTATCTCCACCCCGGTCGGCGCAGTTCCTGAAGTTTTGCCGGAGCGGTTTATTGTTACCCAGGAACGACTCGGGGCTAAACTGGAGGATGTCTATAACAATTATCAGCAGTATGAGGCCGAATTTGCCAGGATCGCGGCGGAGAAGAAACCCCTTTTTCTCATGACAAAGATCATCAAACAGTATGACGATCTCTATCATTATTTAGTCGAGCAGGTTTAA
- a CDS encoding glycosyltransferase family 2 protein has protein sequence MISFILPVYNEEESLPELYSRITEVMAEVDREYEILFINDGSTDCSPDVINGFRDNDPKVKVINLRKNFGKSSALQVGFENAKGEIIFTLDSDLQDDPAEIPNFLKEIEAGNDLVTGWKVNRKDPKEKTIPSKVFNYFVSKMSGLKLNDYNCGFKCYTRQLTRELHLYGELHRFVPFLAHKKGFKVKEIPVLHHERKYGSSKFGFERYARGFFDLLTVVFLTNYLHRPMHLFGWAGSAFFFSGLAIFSYLFFGRWIFGESIGTSPLFTISIFLTGIGTQIYIAGLVAELIVHNKERRDINSYSIRDDNP, from the coding sequence ATGATATCATTTATACTTCCAGTTTATAACGAAGAAGAATCCCTGCCAGAGCTCTATAGCCGCATCACAGAGGTAATGGCTGAAGTAGATAGAGAATATGAGATCCTTTTTATCAACGATGGCAGCACTGATTGCAGCCCCGATGTAATCAACGGGTTTCGCGACAATGACCCTAAAGTAAAAGTCATTAATCTGAGAAAGAATTTTGGCAAATCTTCCGCCCTGCAAGTGGGTTTCGAGAATGCCAAGGGGGAAATAATATTCACCCTTGATTCTGATCTCCAGGATGACCCGGCAGAAATCCCGAACTTTCTGAAAGAAATTGAAGCAGGCAACGATCTGGTCACCGGCTGGAAGGTCAACAGAAAAGACCCCAAAGAAAAGACCATCCCCTCAAAAGTCTTCAATTATTTTGTCTCGAAAATGAGCGGATTAAAGCTCAACGACTATAACTGTGGATTTAAATGTTACACCCGGCAGTTAACTCGTGAGTTACATCTTTATGGTGAACTTCACCGCTTTGTGCCCTTTCTTGCCCACAAAAAAGGGTTCAAGGTAAAGGAAATCCCGGTGCTGCATCATGAACGCAAATATGGCTCTTCCAAATTTGGCTTCGAGCGATACGCCCGGGGATTTTTTGACCTTCTCACCGTAGTGTTTCTCACCAATTATCTGCACCGGCCAATGCACCTTTTCGGCTGGGCCGGTTCTGCCTTCTTTTTCAGTGGCCTTGCTATTTTTTCTTACCTGTTTTTCGGTCGTTGGATTTTCGGTGAATCAATCGGAACCAGCCCACTTTTTACAATATCCATTTTTCTCACCGGAATCGGCACCCAGATATACATTGCCGGTCTCGTCGCGGAGCTGATTGTCCACAACAAGGAACGAAGAGACATAAACAGCTACTCAATTCGCGACGACAATCCATGA